A part of Pantoea vagans genomic DNA contains:
- a CDS encoding molecular chaperone, protein MKPLRALLLLSPTLLSPAFAANSVMIWPIDPAINPEEKASELWLENRGNSTTMMQIRVFSWQQINSQEQYQTQQQVVASPPMVRMEPGQKQLVRLIKQTPPAAGKELAYRVVLDEIPTPNNPGENQAGLTFQMRYSVPLFVYGTGLSTDSARPALRWQQISEGGKRWLQLTNSGNGHARLSNVAIGGRKLGEGLYGYVLADSTHRWPLTSQVSGELTADVNKSQWRSAAQK, encoded by the coding sequence ATGAAGCCACTGCGCGCCCTGCTGCTGCTGAGTCCCACCCTGCTCTCTCCGGCCTTCGCCGCTAACTCGGTGATGATCTGGCCTATCGACCCCGCCATTAATCCTGAAGAGAAAGCCAGCGAACTCTGGCTGGAGAATCGCGGTAACAGCACGACCATGATGCAGATCCGGGTTTTCAGCTGGCAGCAGATTAACAGTCAGGAGCAGTATCAGACCCAGCAGCAGGTGGTCGCCAGCCCGCCGATGGTGCGGATGGAGCCGGGCCAGAAACAGCTGGTCAGGCTGATTAAACAGACGCCCCCGGCGGCCGGTAAAGAGCTGGCCTATCGGGTGGTGCTGGATGAGATCCCGACGCCGAACAATCCTGGCGAGAATCAGGCCGGGCTGACCTTTCAGATGCGCTATTCGGTGCCGCTGTTTGTGTATGGTACCGGGCTCTCCACCGACAGCGCCCGCCCTGCTCTGCGCTGGCAACAGATCAGCGAGGGCGGCAAGCGCTGGCTTCAGCTGACCAACAGCGGTAACGGCCACGCCCGGCTCAGCAATGTGGCGATTGGTGGTCGCAAACTGGGCGAAGGCTTATACGGCTATGTGCTGGCAGACAGCACGCATCGCTGGCCGCTCACCTCGCAGGTCAGCGGCGAACTTACCGCTGACGTGAACAAAAGCCAGTGGCGCAGCGCTGCTCAGAAGTAA
- a CDS encoding spore coat U domain-containing protein, whose amino-acid sequence MVLWRTCLTIARGLPLLIGSVNAWSLPGSTFQVTASIVAGCVISGTNTGVFGTLDFGTQSGVATSTVNASFVQSTSINLACTPGTTLSMSINQGSNFTTTRNLKLPNFTNTVPYTLFSNASRTTVIPVNQAVSLSYSNANNITLPIYGQLQLPGTARAGVYTDTLTVTLSW is encoded by the coding sequence GTGGTTCTCTGGCGAACCTGCCTGACGATCGCACGCGGTCTGCCTCTGCTGATAGGGAGCGTTAACGCCTGGAGTCTGCCTGGCAGCACTTTCCAGGTTACGGCGTCGATTGTGGCAGGCTGCGTGATATCCGGTACCAATACCGGCGTTTTCGGCACTCTTGATTTCGGCACGCAGTCTGGTGTGGCGACCAGCACCGTCAACGCCAGCTTCGTGCAGAGCACCTCCATTAACCTTGCCTGTACGCCAGGCACCACGCTGAGCATGAGTATTAATCAGGGCAGTAACTTCACGACGACCCGTAATCTGAAGCTGCCCAACTTCACCAATACCGTTCCCTATACGCTCTTTAGCAACGCCAGCCGCACCACGGTCATCCCGGTAAACCAGGCGGTGTCGCTGAGCTATAGCAATGCCAATAACATTACGCTGCCGATCTATGGCCAGCTACAACTGCCCGGCACTGCGCGCGCCGGCGTCTATACCGACACGCTGACCGTCACCCTGAGCTGGTGA
- a CDS encoding spore coat protein U domain-containing protein gives MKLKLFLFAAAGLTVAVPSLTQAATTSGTINATLTLTTGCLVNGQSATAGVNFGTLNFGSSAATFDTLNATLVGAAGNGIFVRCTTGQDYNVVVTSSNAAPATIYGTASTSPRYLILGSNNAQGIAYTLYSDASFTTAIANNTPIASSGTTDPTRGTNYAIYGRVVGGGFNPLIPAGTYTDTINVAVNY, from the coding sequence ATGAAACTCAAGCTTTTTCTGTTTGCCGCTGCAGGATTAACTGTTGCTGTTCCATCATTAACCCAGGCGGCTACGACCTCGGGAACCATCAATGCCACGTTAACGCTGACCACCGGTTGCCTGGTAAACGGACAGTCAGCCACGGCGGGCGTTAACTTCGGTACCCTGAACTTTGGTAGCAGCGCCGCCACCTTTGATACCCTGAACGCCACCCTGGTCGGTGCAGCCGGTAACGGTATTTTTGTGCGCTGCACCACCGGTCAGGATTACAACGTGGTGGTGACCAGCAGCAATGCTGCGCCCGCTACTATCTATGGCACCGCCTCTACATCGCCGCGTTATCTGATTCTGGGATCGAATAATGCGCAGGGGATCGCCTATACCCTCTACAGTGACGCCTCCTTCACCACGGCGATCGCCAACAATACGCCGATCGCCTCCAGCGGTACGACCGATCCGACGCGGGGAACCAACTACGCCATTTATGGCCGGGTGGTCGGCGGCGGCTTTAACCCCCTGATCCCTGCCGGAACCTATACCGATACGATCAACGTTGCCGTGAACTATTAA